From Theileria annulata chromosome 1, complete sequence, *** SEQUENCING IN PROGRESS ***, one genomic window encodes:
- a CDS encoding uncharacterized protein (Tap349e08.q2ks7.cand.128 - score = 61.23) has protein sequence MTSTVYRGELLLTQEESNDFNRTLENACLKIYGLQTPFIPWRMSPIDQPIRAHTPSSISLATVLRELDATIDPAEIIKQPLNRRSSFKLEPTPSPRPTAPPSPKKPEVKPEVKKRPNFVLDEKIEYDVDSDFYKLLNPPEDKLQELPEWARKIHKILREVCYQPYAKPFLKYFKKKTPDEVNITENPQPDPKPKKPEKADDLDFDDLSDDLHDILMDIDNDANNPVKDGQEDKMELDSDLVTPKHVDNYVKIDTIFSVENTTDSFNTEDLNTLNHTTNDQNNKPVNKDFMEHDTQPNNEFTNTQPNSESVNTQNHEPVTVVDVEGEPKEWNIENILESLLMNEFENSSKVFSLVYMFLVRQFKVIPPGTLDWMCAQDMSNKLDQLRIQEGLLDSEKLHSFPDETVDQPIPQPVPEPPLEVKKPRTSMEDFEHEISLINKSDDYNSTISLPEVKIITDEERMEFYNNVMELDQEYQLELFTVFEHAAVWKIVGNGEIELDDRNTDPKIYRGMIKWVKEKKKVATTLQEPEMDLSKMTSEIAV, from the exons ATGACCTCAACTGTATACCGAGGAGAGCTTCTCTTAACACAGGAGGAATCTAATGATTTTAACAGG ACACTCGAAAATGCCTGTTTGAAGATATACGGGCTCCAGACTCCATTCATTCCATGGAGAATGTCCCCAATTGACCAGCCAATCAGAGCCCATACACCCTCATCAATATCCCTCGCAACAGTTCTGAGAGAACTCGATGCTACG ATTGATCCTGCTGAGATCATAAAACAGCCACTTAACAGAag ATCAAGTTTTAAGTTAGAACCTACGCCATCACCTCGGCCTACAGCACCACCATCACCTAAAAAACCTGAAGTTAAGCCTGAGGTTAAGAAAAGACCAAATTTTGTTCTGGATGAGAAGATCGAGTATGATGTTGACTCAGACTTTTATAAATTGCTGAATCCACCCGAGGACAAGCTCCAAGAACTGCCAGAATGGGCCAGGAAAATCCACAAGATTCTGAGAGAAGTTTGCTACCAACCTTACGCCAAGCCCtttttgaaatattttaaaaagaaaaCCCCAGATGAGGTAAATATTACTGAAAATCCACAACCTGACCCTAAGCCGAAGAAACCTGAAAAGGCTGATGACCTTGATTTCGATGATCTCAGTGATGACTTACATGATATTCTAATGGACATAGATAATGATGCCAATAATCCAGTTAAGGATGGCCAAGAAGATAAGATGGAACTTGATTCTGACCTTGTCACGCCTAAACACGTCGACAACTATGTTAAAATTGACACTATATTCTCAGTTGAGAATACCACAGATTCATTTAACACTGAAGATTTAAACACTCTAAACCATACCACAAATGATCAAAACAACAAACCAGTTAATAAAGATTTTATGGAACATGATACACAGCctaataatgaatttactAATACTCAGCCTAATAGTGAATCTGTAAATACACAGAATCATGAACCTGTTACGGTAGTGGATGTTGAGGGTGAACCTAAAGAATGGAACATTGAGAACATTTTAGAGTCTCTGCTGATGAATGAGTTTGAAAATTCATCGAAGGTGTTCAGCTTAGTTTATATGTTTTTGGTCAGACAGTTCAAGGTGATACCCCCAGGTACTCTTGACTGGATGTGTGCACAGGATATGTCAAATAAACTTGACCAGCTGAGAATTCAAGAGGGTTTGTTGGATTCTGAGAAGCTTCACTCATTTCCTGATGAAACTGTTGATCAGCCTATTCCACAGCCAGTTCCTGAGCCTCCTTTGGAGGTCAAAAAGCCCAGGACATCGATGGAGGACTTTGAACATGAAATTTCCCTAATCAATAAAAGTGATGATTACAATTCTACCATTTCACTTCCAG aAGTTAAGATTATAACTGATGAAGAACGTATGGAGTTTTATAATAACGTGATGGAGCTGGACCAGGAATACCAACTTgag CTGTTCACGGTGTTTGAACATGCCGCAGTTTGGAAAATTGTCGGAAACGGAGAAATTGAGCTGGATGACAGGAACACAGACCCTAAGATATACAG GGGAATGATAAAGTGGGTTAAAGAAAAGAAAAAGGTCGCGACGACATTGCAGGAGCCGGAGATGGACCTGTCAAAAATGACTTCAGAGATAGCAGTCTGA
- a CDS encoding uncharacterized protein (Tap349e08.q2ks7.cand.127 - score = 30.60), with protein MSQESELDPTPHWICSLEDELGSLIWVTLRDDTFYVGLFKSFDQFGNIVITDAVKKIVLNDKKSFSDIYCGYTVIRGESISYFCALDVILYLNLFNYEKLVDKSLVKKLYSIAKVRGVHSSMKFDVVLNYIPIEEALKLEKMENDAKGYTKLSIDDIVANE; from the exons ATGTCCCAGGAATCTGAACTCGATCCCACTCCTCATTGGATCTGCTCTTTAGAGGATGAATTAGGCTCATTAATCTGGGTAACACTAAGAGATGACACTTTTTACGTCGGTTTATTTAAAAGCTTTGACCAGTTCGGAAATATAGTCATTACAGATGCTgttaaaaaaattgtattaaacGATAAAAAGTCATTTTCAGATATATACTGTG GTTACACGGTTATTAGAGGGGAGAGTATATCATATTTTTGTGCACTTGATGTTATTTTGTATCTTAACCTGtttaattatgaaaaattagTTGACAAATCGTTggttaaaaaattgtaCAGTATCGCTAAAGTAAGAGGAGTTCATAGTTCAATGAAGTTTGATgtagttttaaattatataccaaTTGAGGAAGCTTTGAAGTTAGAGAAGATGGAAAACGATGCTAAAGGTTACACTAAATTGTCAATAGATGACATTGTGGCCAATGAATAa
- a CDS encoding uncharacterized protein (Tap349e08.q2ks7.cand.127 - score = 30.60;~1 probable transmembrane helix predicted for TA06510 by TMHMM2.0 at aa 288-310;~Signal peptide predicted for TA06510 by SignalP 2.0 HMM (Signal peptide probability 0.990, signal anchor probability 0.000) with cleavage site probability 0.701 between residues 19 and 20;~GPI-Anchor Signal predicted for TA06510 by DGPI v2.04 with cleavage site probability 0.348 near 286) — MNYILFFLLLRCIISSSQSDIEEDLRRSISRTNYEIRRYMTDCFHDCDEHISELNDYIQKIEAARFKDNSEKHSTKFQNDYTDFQSEFKQLKTTYESYRMDESDTDFKNKFTKALSSFDKIFTKASSTFSNSFRKVNNSLTKLDETKMTYMGAEVYKKSEKSVLVTKHRIRGIDEMVKLVELRGDECGPLSNREAFHKEAIDKLKANLEESINLLYDFPLTVVNEEQLRKVDEIEERIKELFHNGIKIMEEFDENLRKMYESKGVKYNKDYKKLIKFFEKIPYRLSSFVTPNTLGSMIIVSFLLMNVFYLN; from the coding sequence atgaattatatattattttttttactATTGAGGTGTATTATTTCCTCCAGTCAATCTGATATTGAGGAGGATCTACGTAGATCTATATCACGCacaaattatgaaattagaAGATACATGACCGACTGTTTTCACGACTGTGATGAACATATAAGTGAACTCAATgattatatacaaaaaataGAGGCTGCTAGGTTCAAAGATAATTCCGAGAAGCACTCTACAAAATTCCAGAATGACTACACTGACTTCCAATctgaatttaaacaattaaaaaCTACATATGAATCATATAGAATGGATGAAAGTGATACTGATttcaaaaacaaatttaccAAAGCACTTAGCTcttttgataaaatattcaCAAAGGCTAGCTCCACATTCTCAAATTCATTCAGGAAAGTAAACAACTCACTCACAAAGCTGGATGAAACCAAAATGACTTATATGGGCGCAGAAGTATATAAAAAGTCGGAAAAATCGGTACTAGTGACAAAACACAGAATACGTGGTATTGATGAAATGGTTAAATTAGTAGAACTTAGAGGAGATGAGTGTGGTCCCTTATCAAACAGGGAAGCATTCCACAAAGAAGctattgataaattaaaggcTAACCTTGAAGaaagtataaatttgttatatgACTTCCCGTTAACTGTGGTTAATGAGGAACAATTAAGAAAGGTTGatgaaattgaagaaaGAATAAAGGAGCTATTCCATAatggaattaaaataatggaAGAGTTTGACGAAAACTTAAGGAAAATGTATGAATCTAAGGGAGTAAAGTACAATAAggattataaaaaattaatcaaattctTTGAAAAAATCCCATACAGATTATCAAGTTTCGTTACTCCAAACACTCTTGGATCCATGATTATAGTTTCTTTCTTGCTCATGAACGTGTTTTATCTAAATTGA